One window of the Indicator indicator isolate 239-I01 chromosome 13, UM_Iind_1.1, whole genome shotgun sequence genome contains the following:
- the LOC128970926 gene encoding G-protein coupled receptor 87-like isoform X1, translated as MGYNLSYGKLPLSILTAQKSHSSANSTAGSPGTSRHDEFTTIVLPVLYLIIFLASLLLNGLAVWIFFHIRNKTSFIFYLKNIVVADLLMTLTFPFKIIQDSQLGPWHFNSFLCRYTTVLFYANMYTTIVFLGLISVDRYLKVVKPFGDSRMYSITFTKVLSACVWVAMAFLALPNLILTNGYPTRRNVDDCLKLKSPLGVQWHRAVVYINTCTFVVVLMVLIGCYIAISRYIYKSSKQFISSSSRKRKHNQSIRVVVAVFFTCFLPYHLCRIPFTFSHLDKILDDSAHKILYYCKEMTLFLSACNVCLDPIIYFFMCRSFSRRLFRKSNMRTRSESIRSLQSVRRSEVRIYHEYTDV; from the exons ATGGGGTACAATCTGTCTTATGGAAAGCT tcccctaagcatcctcacagctcaaAAAAGCCA CTCCTCAGCCAACTCCacagcaggctccccagggaccTCCAGGCACGACGAGTTCACCACCATCGTCCTGCCCGTGCTTTACCTCATCATCTTCCTGGCCAGCCTCCTGCTCAACGGCCTGGCGGTGTGGATTTTCTTCCACATCAGAAACAAGACCAGCTTCATCTTTTACCTCAAGAACATCGTGGTGGCAGACCTCCTCATGACGCTGACCTTccccttcaagatcatccaggacTCGCAGCTGGGGCCGTGGCACTTCAACTCCTTCCTGTGCCGCTACACCACGGTGCTGTTCTACGCCAACATGTACACCACCATCGTCTTCCTCGGGCTCATCAGTGTCGACCGCTACCTGAAGGTGGTGAAGCCCTTTGGGGACTCCAGGATGTACAGCATCACCTTCACCAAGGTGCTGTCAGCCTGCGTCTGGGTGGCCATGGCCTTCCTGGCCCTGCCCAACCTCATCCTCACCAACGGCTACCCCACGCGGAGGAACGTCGACGACTGCCTGAAGCTGAAGTCGCCGCTGGGGGTGCAGTGGCACAGGGCCGTGGTCTACATCAACACCTGCACCTTCGTGGTGGTGCTGATGGTGCTGATCGGCTGCTACATCGCCATCTCCAGGTACATCTACAAATCCAGCAAGCAGTTcatcagctcctccagcaggaagaggaagcaCAACCAGAGCATCCGGGTGGTGGTGGCCGTGTTCTTCACCTGCTTCCTGCCCTACCACCTCTGCAGGATTCCCTTCACCTTCAGCCACCTGGACAAGATCCTGGACGACTCGGCGCACAAAATCCTCTACTACTGCAAGGAGATGACTCTCTTCCTGTCAGCCTGCAACGTCTGCCTAGACCCAATCATTTACTTCTTCATGTGCAGGTCCTTCTCCCGGAGGCTGTTCAGGAAATCCAACATGAGGACCAGGAGCGAGAGCATCCGCTCACTCCAGAGCGTCCGCAGGTCCGAGGTCCGCATCTACCACGAGTACACTGATGTCTGA
- the LOC128970926 gene encoding G-protein coupled receptor 87-like isoform X2 yields MGYNLSYGKLPEQDLSQDNSSSANSTAGSPGTSRHDEFTTIVLPVLYLIIFLASLLLNGLAVWIFFHIRNKTSFIFYLKNIVVADLLMTLTFPFKIIQDSQLGPWHFNSFLCRYTTVLFYANMYTTIVFLGLISVDRYLKVVKPFGDSRMYSITFTKVLSACVWVAMAFLALPNLILTNGYPTRRNVDDCLKLKSPLGVQWHRAVVYINTCTFVVVLMVLIGCYIAISRYIYKSSKQFISSSSRKRKHNQSIRVVVAVFFTCFLPYHLCRIPFTFSHLDKILDDSAHKILYYCKEMTLFLSACNVCLDPIIYFFMCRSFSRRLFRKSNMRTRSESIRSLQSVRRSEVRIYHEYTDV; encoded by the exons ATGGGGTACAATCTGTCTTATGGAAAGCTGCCAG AGCAGG acCTGAGCCAGGACAACAGCTCCTCAGCCAACTCCacagcaggctccccagggaccTCCAGGCACGACGAGTTCACCACCATCGTCCTGCCCGTGCTTTACCTCATCATCTTCCTGGCCAGCCTCCTGCTCAACGGCCTGGCGGTGTGGATTTTCTTCCACATCAGAAACAAGACCAGCTTCATCTTTTACCTCAAGAACATCGTGGTGGCAGACCTCCTCATGACGCTGACCTTccccttcaagatcatccaggacTCGCAGCTGGGGCCGTGGCACTTCAACTCCTTCCTGTGCCGCTACACCACGGTGCTGTTCTACGCCAACATGTACACCACCATCGTCTTCCTCGGGCTCATCAGTGTCGACCGCTACCTGAAGGTGGTGAAGCCCTTTGGGGACTCCAGGATGTACAGCATCACCTTCACCAAGGTGCTGTCAGCCTGCGTCTGGGTGGCCATGGCCTTCCTGGCCCTGCCCAACCTCATCCTCACCAACGGCTACCCCACGCGGAGGAACGTCGACGACTGCCTGAAGCTGAAGTCGCCGCTGGGGGTGCAGTGGCACAGGGCCGTGGTCTACATCAACACCTGCACCTTCGTGGTGGTGCTGATGGTGCTGATCGGCTGCTACATCGCCATCTCCAGGTACATCTACAAATCCAGCAAGCAGTTcatcagctcctccagcaggaagaggaagcaCAACCAGAGCATCCGGGTGGTGGTGGCCGTGTTCTTCACCTGCTTCCTGCCCTACCACCTCTGCAGGATTCCCTTCACCTTCAGCCACCTGGACAAGATCCTGGACGACTCGGCGCACAAAATCCTCTACTACTGCAAGGAGATGACTCTCTTCCTGTCAGCCTGCAACGTCTGCCTAGACCCAATCATTTACTTCTTCATGTGCAGGTCCTTCTCCCGGAGGCTGTTCAGGAAATCCAACATGAGGACCAGGAGCGAGAGCATCCGCTCACTCCAGAGCGTCCGCAGGTCCGAGGTCCGCATCTACCACGAGTACACTGATGTCTGA
- the LOC128970926 gene encoding G-protein coupled receptor 87-like isoform X3 encodes MGYNLSYGKLPDLSQDNSSSANSTAGSPGTSRHDEFTTIVLPVLYLIIFLASLLLNGLAVWIFFHIRNKTSFIFYLKNIVVADLLMTLTFPFKIIQDSQLGPWHFNSFLCRYTTVLFYANMYTTIVFLGLISVDRYLKVVKPFGDSRMYSITFTKVLSACVWVAMAFLALPNLILTNGYPTRRNVDDCLKLKSPLGVQWHRAVVYINTCTFVVVLMVLIGCYIAISRYIYKSSKQFISSSSRKRKHNQSIRVVVAVFFTCFLPYHLCRIPFTFSHLDKILDDSAHKILYYCKEMTLFLSACNVCLDPIIYFFMCRSFSRRLFRKSNMRTRSESIRSLQSVRRSEVRIYHEYTDV; translated from the exons ATGGGGTACAATCTGTCTTATGGAAAGCTGCCAG acCTGAGCCAGGACAACAGCTCCTCAGCCAACTCCacagcaggctccccagggaccTCCAGGCACGACGAGTTCACCACCATCGTCCTGCCCGTGCTTTACCTCATCATCTTCCTGGCCAGCCTCCTGCTCAACGGCCTGGCGGTGTGGATTTTCTTCCACATCAGAAACAAGACCAGCTTCATCTTTTACCTCAAGAACATCGTGGTGGCAGACCTCCTCATGACGCTGACCTTccccttcaagatcatccaggacTCGCAGCTGGGGCCGTGGCACTTCAACTCCTTCCTGTGCCGCTACACCACGGTGCTGTTCTACGCCAACATGTACACCACCATCGTCTTCCTCGGGCTCATCAGTGTCGACCGCTACCTGAAGGTGGTGAAGCCCTTTGGGGACTCCAGGATGTACAGCATCACCTTCACCAAGGTGCTGTCAGCCTGCGTCTGGGTGGCCATGGCCTTCCTGGCCCTGCCCAACCTCATCCTCACCAACGGCTACCCCACGCGGAGGAACGTCGACGACTGCCTGAAGCTGAAGTCGCCGCTGGGGGTGCAGTGGCACAGGGCCGTGGTCTACATCAACACCTGCACCTTCGTGGTGGTGCTGATGGTGCTGATCGGCTGCTACATCGCCATCTCCAGGTACATCTACAAATCCAGCAAGCAGTTcatcagctcctccagcaggaagaggaagcaCAACCAGAGCATCCGGGTGGTGGTGGCCGTGTTCTTCACCTGCTTCCTGCCCTACCACCTCTGCAGGATTCCCTTCACCTTCAGCCACCTGGACAAGATCCTGGACGACTCGGCGCACAAAATCCTCTACTACTGCAAGGAGATGACTCTCTTCCTGTCAGCCTGCAACGTCTGCCTAGACCCAATCATTTACTTCTTCATGTGCAGGTCCTTCTCCCGGAGGCTGTTCAGGAAATCCAACATGAGGACCAGGAGCGAGAGCATCCGCTCACTCCAGAGCGTCCGCAGGTCCGAGGTCCGCATCTACCACGAGTACACTGATGTCTGA